A single genomic interval of Hevea brasiliensis isolate MT/VB/25A 57/8 chromosome 4, ASM3005281v1, whole genome shotgun sequence harbors:
- the LOC110649342 gene encoding desiccation-related protein PCC13-62-like, whose product MTLSTCTTLGIIVASLLLITPISYSSQLVIRNIVDDEHKISCSIPENDIDLLEFPLNLEYLGAEFFLHASMGHGLDRYAPSLASGGPRPLGAKKANLDPFIRDVIEQFAWQNVGHLRGIKKTVEGFPRPLLDLRAELFAKVMDKAFGRSLSPPFDPYASGLNFLIASYMIPYVCLTGYIGTNQRLEGSASKQLVAGLLAVKSGQDAIIRGLLYQRAFEKVQPYGITVAEFTDRISDLRNKLGHRGLKDEGLIVPQYQGAEGKIRGNVLVGNQYSVGFARSPREILRIVYGGGNEHSVGGFFPHGANGRIARSYIH is encoded by the exons ATGACATTGTCCACTTGTACCACCTTAGGCATCATTGTTGCCTCTCTACTCCTCATCACTCCAATCTCTTATTCTTCTCAACTTGtcattagaaatattgttgatgaTGAGCACAAAATCTCCTGCTCCATCCCAGAAAACGATATTGATCTTCTTGAATTTCCTCTAAATTTAGAGTACCTTGGGGCAGAGTTCTTTCTACATGCCTCAATGGGTCATGGCTTGGATAGATATGCTCCATCTTTAGCCTCAGGAGGTCCACGCCCCCTGGGTGCTAAGAAGGCTAATCTTGATCCTTTCATTAGAGATGTTATCGAGCAATTCGCATGGCAAAATGTGGGACATTTGAG GGGCATTAAGAAGACGGTAGAGGGATTTCCAAGGCCATTGTTAGATTTGAGGGCAGAATTATTTGCCAAAGTTATGGACAAGGCATTTGGGCGATCACTATCTCCACCTTTCGATCCTTACGCCTCTGGACTAAACTTCCTCATTGCTTCTTACATGATCCCCTATGTTTGTCTCACAGGATACATTGGAACAAACCAAAGACTTGAAGGCTCCGCTTCCAAGCAG CTTGTCGCAGGACTCCTGGCAGTAAAGTCTGGGCAAGATGCAATTATCCGAGGATTACTTTACCAACGAGCATTCGAGAAGGTGCAGCCATATGGGATAACTGTAGCAGAGTTCACAGATCGCATTTCAGATCTAAGGAACAAGCTAGGGCATAGAGGTCTAAAAGATGAGGGCCTTATAGTTCCCCAGTACCAGGGGGCAGAAGGCAAAATTAGAGGTAACGTGCTGGTTGGAAACCAGTACTCGGTTGGGTTTGCAAGGTCTCCTAGGGAGATACTGAGAATTGTGTACGGAGGAGGTAACGAACATTCTGTTGGAGGTTTCTTCCCTCATGGAGCTAATGGTCGCATTGCTAGATCTTATATTCATTAG